In a genomic window of Streptococcus mitis NCTC 12261:
- a CDS encoding O-methyltransferase, which translates to MVESYSKNANHNMRRPVVKEEIVDLMRQRQKQVTGSLKELEDFARKENIPIIPHETVAYFRFLMETIQPKNILEIGTAIGFSALLMAEHAPKAKITTIDRNPEMIGFAKKNFAQFDSRKQITLLEGDAVDVLSTLTESYDFVFMDSAKSKYIVFLPEILKHLEVGGVVVLDDIFQGGDVAKDIMEVRRGQRTIYRGLQRLFDATLDNPGLTATLVPLGDGILMLRKNVADVQLPDSE; encoded by the coding sequence ATGGTTGAATCATATAGTAAAAATGCCAACCATAACATGCGTCGCCCTGTCGTCAAGGAAGAAATTGTAGACTTGATGCGTCAGCGCCAAAAGCAGGTCACAGGATCTTTGAAAGAATTGGAAGACTTTGCCCGCAAGGAAAATATTCCCATTATTCCCCATGAAACGGTTGCTTATTTCCGTTTTCTCATGGAAACCATACAACCTAAAAACATTCTAGAAATTGGGACGGCCATCGGGTTTTCAGCCCTCTTGATGGCAGAACATGCGCCAAAGGCAAAGATTACAACCATTGACCGCAATCCAGAGATGATTGGATTTGCCAAGAAAAATTTCGCCCAGTTTGACAGTCGCAAGCAAATTACGCTCCTAGAAGGAGATGCGGTAGATGTCTTATCTACCTTGACAGAGTCCTATGATTTCGTCTTTATGGATTCAGCCAAGTCTAAATACATCGTCTTTCTGCCAGAAATCCTCAAACATTTGGAAGTCGGTGGTGTGGTTGTTTTGGATGATATTTTCCAAGGTGGTGATGTTGCCAAGGATATTATGGAAGTCCGTCGTGGTCAGCGAACTATTTACAGAGGACTTCAAAGACTATTTGATGCAACCTTAGACAATCCAGGACTCACCGCAACATTAGTACCTCTGGGGGACGGTATTCTCATGCTTCGTAAAAATGTAGCAGATGTTCAATTGCCTGACAGCGAATGA
- the prsA gene encoding peptidylprolyl isomerase PrsA, whose translation MKKKLLAGAITLLSVATLAACSKGSEGADLISMKGDVITEHQFYEQVKSNPSAQQVLLNMTIQKVFEKQYGSEVDDKEVNDTIAEEEKQYGENYQRVLSQAGMTLETRKAQIRTSKLVELAVKKAAEAELTDDAYKKAYDEYTPDVTAQIIRLDNEDKAKEVLEKAKASDADFAQLAKDNSTDEKTKANGGEITFDSASTEVPDQVKKAAFALDVNGVSDVISVTGTQAYSSQYYIVKLIKKTEKSSNIDDYKEKLKTVILTQKQNDASFVQSIIGKELQAANIKVKDQAFQNIFTQYIGGGDSSSSSSSKE comes from the coding sequence ATGAAGAAAAAACTATTGGCAGGTGCCATTACACTATTATCAGTAGCAACTTTAGCAGCTTGTTCGAAAGGTTCAGAAGGGGCAGACCTTATCAGCATGAAAGGGGATGTCATCACAGAACATCAATTTTATGAGCAAGTGAAAAGCAACCCTTCAGCACAACAAGTCTTGTTGAACATGACCATCCAAAAAGTATTTGAGAAGCAATATGGCTCAGAAGTAGATGACAAAGAAGTCAACGATACTATTGCCGAAGAAGAGAAACAATATGGTGAGAACTACCAACGTGTCTTATCGCAAGCAGGAATGACTCTTGAAACACGTAAAGCTCAAATTCGTACAAGTAAATTGGTTGAGTTGGCAGTTAAGAAAGCAGCAGAAGCTGAATTGACAGATGATGCTTACAAGAAGGCTTATGACGAGTACACTCCAGATGTAACGGCTCAAATCATTCGTCTTGATAATGAGGATAAAGCGAAAGAAGTCCTCGAAAAAGCCAAAGCTAGTGATGCAGACTTTGCTCAATTAGCCAAAGATAATTCAACAGATGAGAAAACTAAAGCGAATGGTGGAGAAATCACCTTTGATTCTGCTTCAACAGAAGTACCAGATCAAGTTAAGAAAGCAGCTTTTGCGTTAGATGTAAACGGTGTTTCTGATGTGATTAGTGTTACTGGAACACAAGCATACAGCAGCCAATATTACATTGTTAAACTGATTAAGAAAACAGAAAAATCATCTAATATTGACGATTACAAAGAAAAATTAAAAACTGTTATCTTAACTCAAAAACAAAACGACGCATCATTTGTTCAAAGTATTATCGGAAAAGAATTGCAAGCAGCCAATATCAAGGTTAAAGATCAAGCATTCCAAAATATCTTCACTCAATACATCGGTGGTGGAGATTCAAGCTCAAGCAGTTCTTCAAAAGAATAA
- the ftsW gene encoding cell division peptidoglycan polymerase FtsW: MKISKRHLLNYSILVPYLLLSILGLIVVYSTTSAILIEEGKSALQLVRSQGMFWIFSLILIALIYKLKLNFLRKERLLFIVMFVELILLALARLIGTPVNGAYGWISVGPLTIQPAEYLKIIIVWYLAQRFSKQQDEIGIYDFQVLTQNQWIPRAFNDWRFVLLVMIGSLAIFPDLGNATILALVALIMYTVSGIAHRWFIAFIGVLVGVSALSLSAISMIGVDKFSKVPVFGYVAKRFSAYFNPFADLAGAGHQLANSYFAMVNGGWFGLGLGNSIEKRGYLPEAHTDFVFSIVIEEFGFVGASLILALVFFLILRIILVGIRAKNPFNSMMAIGVGGMMLVQVFVNIGGISGIIPSTGVTFPFLSQGGNSLLVLSVAIAFVLNIDASEKRAELYEELEAHSSNYM; this comes from the coding sequence ATGAAGATTAGTAAGAGGCACCTATTAAACTATTCTATTCTAGTTCCTTACTTACTTTTATCTATTTTGGGTTTGATTGTAGTCTATTCTACAACCAGTGCCATTCTTATCGAAGAAGGTAAAAGTGCCCTCCAATTGGTTCGAAGTCAGGGAATGTTTTGGATATTTAGTTTAATATTGATTGCCTTGATATATAAGCTGAAACTGAATTTTTTAAGAAAAGAACGACTCTTATTTATTGTTATGTTTGTTGAGCTGATTCTTTTGGCTCTGGCTCGCTTAATTGGTACGCCGGTCAATGGAGCCTATGGTTGGATTTCAGTAGGACCTTTGACCATTCAGCCAGCTGAGTATTTGAAGATAATCATCGTCTGGTACTTGGCCCAACGTTTTTCAAAACAACAGGATGAAATTGGTATTTACGATTTTCAAGTTTTAACTCAAAATCAATGGATTCCTCGTGCTTTTAATGATTGGCGCTTTGTCCTCTTGGTAATGATAGGAAGTTTGGCTATCTTCCCAGATCTGGGGAATGCGACTATCCTAGCTCTGGTTGCCTTGATTATGTATACAGTTAGTGGGATTGCTCATCGTTGGTTTATAGCCTTTATCGGTGTATTGGTAGGAGTTTCAGCCCTATCCTTATCAGCTATTTCTATGATTGGGGTTGATAAGTTTTCAAAAGTTCCAGTATTTGGTTACGTTGCTAAGCGTTTCAGTGCCTACTTTAATCCCTTTGCTGATTTGGCAGGAGCAGGCCACCAACTTGCAAATTCCTACTTTGCCATGGTAAATGGTGGTTGGTTTGGTCTAGGCTTAGGAAATTCAATCGAAAAACGTGGTTATTTACCAGAGGCCCATACAGACTTTGTTTTTTCAATTGTCATTGAAGAGTTTGGATTTGTGGGAGCCAGCTTGATTTTAGCACTTGTCTTTTTCCTGATTTTACGAATTATCCTAGTCGGTATTCGTGCTAAGAATCCCTTTAATTCCATGATGGCGATTGGGGTTGGGGGGATGATGCTGGTACAGGTATTTGTCAATATCGGTGGAATTTCTGGCATTATTCCTTCGACAGGAGTAACATTCCCCTTCTTATCACAAGGGGGAAACAGTCTCCTAGTCTTGTCTGTAGCCATCGCCTTTGTCTTAAATATTGATGCAAGTGAAAAACGTGCCGAATTATATGAGGAGTTAGAAGCTCACTCATCAAACTATATGTAG
- the ppc gene encoding phosphoenolpyruvate carboxylase, which produces MSLQKLENYSNKAVVQEEVLILTELLEDITKNMLAPETFEKIMQLKELSTQEDYQGLNQLVTSLSNDEMAYISRYFSILPLLINISEDVDLAYEINHQNNIDQDYLGKLSATIKMVAEKENAVEILEHLNVVPVLTAHPTQVQRKSMLDLTNHIHTLLRKYRDVKLGLINKEKWHNDLRRYIEIIMQTDMIREKKLKVTNEITNVMEYYNSSFLKAVPHLTAEYKRLAKKHGLELKHPKPITMGMWIGGDRDGNPFVTADTLKQSAMTQCEVIMNYYDEKIYQLYREFSLSTSIVNVSKQVREMARQSKDNSIYREKELYRRALFDIQSKIQATKTYLIEDKEVGARYETANDFYKDLITIRDSLLENKGEALISGDFVELIQAVEIFGFYLASIDMRQDSSVHEACVAELLKSAGIHSHYSELSEEEKCQLLLKELEEDPRILSATHVEKSELLEKELAIFKAARKLKDKLGDDVIRQTIISHATSVSDMLELAILLKEVGLVDKERARVQIVPLFETIEDLDHSEETMREYLSLPLAKKWIASRNNYQEIMLGYSDSNKDGGYLSSCWTLYKAQQQLTAIGDEFGVKVTFFHGRGGTVGRGGGPTYEAITSQPLKSIKDRIRLTEQGEVIGNKYGNKDAAYYNLEMLVSAAINRMITQKKSDTNTSNRYEAIMDQVVDRSYDIYRDLVFGNDHFYDYFFESSPIKAISSFNIGSRPAARKTITEIGGLRAIPWVFSWSQSRVMFPGWYGVGSSFKEFIDKNPENIAILRDMYQNWPFFQSLLSNVDMVLSKSNMNIAFEYAKLCEDEEVKAIYETILNEWQVTKEVILAIEGYDELLAENPYLKASLDYRMPYFNILNYIQLELIKRQRRGELSSDQEKLIHTTINGIATGLRNSG; this is translated from the coding sequence ATGTCTCTTCAAAAATTAGAAAACTATAGTAATAAAGCTGTCGTGCAAGAAGAAGTATTGATTTTAACAGAATTGTTAGAAGATATCACTAAAAATATGCTTGCACCAGAGACTTTTGAAAAAATCATGCAGTTGAAAGAATTGTCAACTCAAGAAGATTATCAAGGCTTGAACCAATTGGTTACGAGTCTGTCAAATGATGAAATGGCTTATATTTCACGCTATTTCTCTATCTTGCCCCTCTTGATTAATATTTCAGAAGACGTGGATTTGGCTTATGAAATCAACCACCAAAATAATATCGATCAAGATTATCTTGGGAAATTATCAGCAACAATCAAAATGGTTGCTGAAAAAGAAAATGCGGTTGAAATTCTTGAACACTTGAATGTTGTCCCTGTTTTGACAGCCCATCCAACACAAGTGCAACGTAAGAGTATGTTGGATTTGACCAACCATATCCACACCCTCTTGCGTAAGTATCGTGATGTGAAATTAGGCTTGATTAATAAGGAAAAATGGCATAATGATCTCCGTCGTTACATTGAGATTATCATGCAGACAGATATGATTCGTGAAAAGAAATTGAAAGTAACCAATGAAATCACGAATGTTATGGAATACTACAATAGTTCATTCCTGAAGGCAGTTCCTCATTTGACTGCTGAGTACAAGCGTCTGGCTAAAAAACATGGCTTGGAGTTGAAACATCCTAAACCAATTACCATGGGTATGTGGATTGGTGGAGACCGTGATGGTAATCCATTTGTTACAGCAGATACCTTGAAACAATCTGCTATGACTCAGTGTGAAGTCATCATGAACTACTATGATGAAAAGATTTACCAACTTTATCGTGAATTCTCTCTCTCAACCAGTATTGTCAATGTAAGCAAGCAAGTTAGAGAAATGGCTCGTCAATCCAAGGACAACTCTATTTATCGTGAAAAAGAGCTGTATCGTCGTGCCTTGTTTGATATTCAATCAAAAATCCAAGCAACAAAAACCTATCTGATTGAAGATAAGGAAGTTGGAGCTCGCTATGAAACAGCTAATGATTTTTATAAGGATTTAATTACTATTCGTGATTCCCTCTTGGAAAATAAGGGTGAAGCACTGATTTCTGGTGATTTTGTTGAGTTGATCCAGGCAGTTGAAATTTTTGGTTTCTATTTGGCATCTATTGACATGCGTCAAGATTCTAGTGTTCACGAAGCCTGTGTAGCTGAACTCTTGAAATCAGCAGGTATTCATTCTCATTATAGTGAACTAAGTGAAGAAGAAAAATGCCAGCTTCTCTTGAAAGAATTGGAAGAAGATCCACGTATTCTTTCTGCCACTCATGTTGAAAAATCAGAATTACTTGAAAAAGAATTAGCAATCTTTAAGGCAGCTCGTAAGTTGAAAGATAAGTTGGGAGATGATGTCATTCGTCAGACCATCATTTCACATGCAACCAGCGTATCAGACATGCTGGAATTGGCTATCTTGCTAAAAGAAGTAGGGCTAGTTGATAAAGAAAGAGCTCGTGTCCAAATCGTTCCTCTCTTTGAAACAATCGAGGACTTGGATCACTCAGAAGAAACCATGAGAGAGTACCTTTCACTTCCTCTTGCTAAGAAATGGATTGCTTCACGTAATAACTACCAAGAAATCATGCTTGGTTACTCTGATAGTAATAAAGATGGTGGTTACCTTTCATCATGTTGGACCCTCTACAAGGCTCAACAACAATTGACTGCTATTGGAGATGAATTTGGCGTTAAGGTTACCTTCTTCCACGGCCGTGGTGGTACTGTCGGTCGTGGTGGTGGACCAACCTATGAGGCCATCACCTCTCAACCGCTCAAGTCTATTAAGGATCGTATCCGCTTGACGGAGCAGGGTGAAGTAATTGGAAATAAATACGGTAATAAAGACGCAGCCTACTATAACCTTGAAATGCTAGTATCTGCAGCCATTAACCGTATGATTACTCAGAAGAAGAGCGATACCAATACATCCAATCGTTATGAAGCTATTATGGACCAAGTGGTGGACCGTAGTTACGATATCTACCGTGATTTGGTCTTTGGCAATGACCATTTCTATGATTATTTCTTCGAGTCAAGTCCAATCAAGGCTATTTCAAGCTTTAACATTGGTTCTCGTCCAGCCGCTCGTAAGACTATTACTGAAATCGGTGGTTTGCGAGCTATTCCTTGGGTATTCTCATGGTCGCAAAGTCGCGTCATGTTCCCTGGCTGGTATGGGGTTGGTTCAAGCTTCAAGGAATTTATCGATAAAAATCCAGAGAATATCGCTATCTTACGAGACATGTACCAAAACTGGCCTTTCTTCCAATCGCTTCTTTCAAATGTCGACATGGTCTTGTCAAAATCAAATATGAACATTGCTTTTGAATATGCCAAACTGTGTGAGGATGAAGAAGTCAAAGCAATCTATGAGACTATTCTAAATGAATGGCAAGTTACCAAGGAAGTCATCTTAGCTATTGAAGGTTACGATGAACTCTTGGCTGAAAATCCATATCTAAAAGCAAGTTTGGATTACCGTATGCCTTACTTTAATATCCTCAACTATATCCAGTTGGAGTTGATTAAACGTCAACGCCGAGGAGAATTATCAAGCGATCAAGAAAAATTAATCCATACAACCATCAACGGAATTGCAACAGGATTGCGTAATTCAGGCTGA
- the trpX gene encoding tryptophan ABC transporter substrate-binding protein, producing MKNKRLIGIIAALAVLVAGSLIYSSMNKPEAKNEKKVAKVGVLQFVSHPSLDLIYKGIQDGLAEEGYKDDQLKIDFMNSEGDQSKVATMSKQLVANGNDLVVGIATPAAQGLASATKDLPVIMAAITDPIGANLVKDLKKPGGNITGVSDHNPAQQQVELIKALTPNVKTIGALYSSSEDNSKTQVEEFKAYAEKAGLTVETFAVPSTNEIASTVNVMTSKVDAIWVPIDNTIASAFSTVVSSNQSAKKPIYPSATAMVEAGGLASVVVDQHDLGVATGKMIAEVLKGAKPADTPVNVFSTGKSVINKKLAQELGITIPESVLKEAGQVIE from the coding sequence ATGAAAAATAAACGTTTAATTGGAATTATCGCTGCATTAGCAGTCTTAGTAGCAGGAAGCTTGATTTACTCTTCAATGAATAAACCAGAAGCTAAAAATGAAAAGAAAGTTGCCAAAGTTGGTGTCCTTCAATTTGTGAGCCATCCATCTCTTGATTTGATTTATAAAGGGATTCAAGATGGACTGGCAGAAGAAGGCTATAAAGATGATCAGTTGAAAATTGACTTTATGAACTCAGAAGGTGACCAAAGTAAGGTTGCAACAATGAGCAAACAGTTGGTTGCAAATGGGAATGACCTTGTGGTTGGTATTGCAACACCAGCTGCTCAAGGCTTGGCTAGTGCCACAAAAGACCTACCGGTTATCATGGCCGCTATTACAGACCCAATCGGAGCTAACTTGGTCAAAGATTTGAAAAAACCAGGTGGCAACATTACAGGGGTATCTGACCACAACCCAGCTCAACAACAAGTTGAACTCATCAAAGCTTTGACACCAAATGTGAAAACAATCGGAGCCCTTTACTCAAGCAGCGAAGACAATTCAAAAACACAGGTAGAAGAATTTAAGGCTTATGCTGAAAAAGCAGGTTTGACAGTGGAAACATTTGCTGTTCCTTCAACAAATGAAATTGCTTCAACAGTAAATGTTATGACTAGCAAAGTTGATGCTATCTGGGTTCCAATCGACAACACAATTGCTTCAGCCTTCTCAACTGTTGTTTCAAGTAATCAATCCGCTAAAAAACCAATTTACCCAAGTGCAACTGCAATGGTAGAAGCTGGTGGTTTGGCATCCGTTGTAGTTGACCAACATGACCTTGGTGTGGCAACAGGTAAAATGATTGCGGAAGTCTTGAAAGGTGCTAAACCAGCTGATACTCCAGTCAATGTCTTTTCAACTGGTAAGTCAGTGATTAACAAAAAATTGGCACAAGAATTAGGTATTACGATTCCTGAATCTGTTCTAAAAGAAGCAGGACAAGTGATTGAATAA
- a CDS encoding ABC transporter permease codes for MILSIISQGFVWAILGLGIFMTFRILNFPDMTTEGSFPLGGAVAVTLITKGVNPFLATLVAVAAGCLAGMAAGLLYTKGKIPTLLSGILVMTSCHSIMLLIMGRANLGLLGTKQIQDVLPFDSDLNQLLTGLIFVSLVIALMLFFLDTKLGQAYIATGDNPDMARSFGIHTGRMELMGLVLSNGVIALAGALIAQQEGYADVSRGIGVIVVGLASLIIGEVIFKSLSLAERLVTIVVGSIAYQFLVWAVIALGFNTSYLRLYSAVILAVCLMIPTFKQTILKGAKLSK; via the coding sequence ATGATATTATCTATTATTTCTCAAGGATTTGTCTGGGCTATTTTAGGTCTGGGGATCTTTATGACATTTAGGATTTTGAACTTTCCAGATATGACAACAGAAGGTTCCTTCCCTCTTGGGGGAGCTGTTGCTGTCACTTTGATAACCAAAGGTGTAAATCCCTTTTTAGCAACACTTGTTGCTGTTGCAGCAGGTTGTTTGGCTGGAATGGCAGCAGGCCTTCTTTATACAAAAGGGAAGATCCCAACCTTGCTCTCAGGGATTTTGGTGATGACTTCCTGTCACTCTATCATGCTCTTGATTATGGGACGTGCAAATTTAGGATTGCTTGGAACCAAGCAAATCCAGGATGTTTTGCCTTTTGATTCAGATTTGAACCAACTCTTGACAGGTCTCATCTTTGTCAGTCTTGTTATTGCTCTCATGCTCTTTTTCTTGGATACCAAACTCGGACAAGCCTATATTGCTACAGGTGACAATCCTGATATGGCTAGAAGTTTCGGGATTCATACTGGACGCATGGAGCTCATGGGCTTGGTCTTATCAAATGGTGTGATTGCCCTTGCAGGGGCTCTTATTGCCCAGCAAGAAGGGTATGCCGATGTATCTCGAGGAATCGGGGTGATCGTTGTGGGGCTTGCAAGTTTGATTATTGGAGAAGTTATCTTCAAGAGTTTGAGCTTGGCAGAACGTCTGGTTACCATCGTTGTAGGTTCTATCGCTTATCAATTCTTAGTGTGGGCAGTTATCGCTCTTGGCTTTAATACAAGTTACCTTCGTTTGTACAGTGCCGTGAT